One segment of Nocardioides sp. QY071 DNA contains the following:
- a CDS encoding NADP-dependent oxidoreductase: protein MRAVRYTAAGAAADVIELVEVADPVPADDEVLVRVGAVGLNPVDVKIRAAGSDFGPIEYSPLPGWDVAGEVAAVGAAVTSLEVGDAVFGLARFPHAAHTLAELAVVPAADLAKAPTSWKVEQQGAAPLAVLTAWHAFEAAGLVGDATGRRVLVLGGAGGVGHLAIQVAKARGAHVIATASPAKHAVLAGLGADELVDYRDAEALAAVEPVDVVLSTVSDGVPPLGAVRQGTAVVTITAFPDGAVEALRAAGATGLERIMVTADGAALAEVAALADADRLTVLVDGAFPLDQVVAAQERLETGRVMGKVVVTVP from the coding sequence ATGCGCGCAGTGCGCTACACCGCGGCCGGCGCCGCAGCCGACGTCATCGAGCTGGTGGAGGTCGCCGATCCGGTCCCCGCGGACGACGAGGTGCTCGTCCGGGTCGGGGCCGTCGGGCTGAACCCGGTCGACGTCAAGATCCGCGCGGCGGGCAGCGACTTCGGGCCGATCGAGTACTCGCCGCTCCCCGGCTGGGACGTCGCCGGTGAGGTGGCGGCCGTCGGTGCTGCAGTGACGTCGTTGGAGGTCGGCGACGCCGTGTTCGGCCTGGCCCGCTTCCCGCACGCGGCACACACGCTCGCCGAGCTGGCCGTCGTACCCGCGGCGGACCTCGCGAAGGCACCCACGTCCTGGAAGGTCGAGCAGCAGGGCGCTGCTCCGCTGGCCGTCCTCACCGCGTGGCACGCCTTCGAGGCGGCCGGTCTCGTCGGCGACGCGACCGGCCGGCGGGTGCTGGTCCTCGGAGGCGCCGGCGGCGTGGGCCACCTCGCCATCCAGGTCGCGAAGGCCCGCGGGGCCCACGTGATCGCCACGGCCAGCCCCGCCAAGCACGCGGTCCTGGCCGGCCTCGGCGCCGACGAGCTGGTCGACTACCGCGATGCCGAGGCGCTTGCCGCCGTCGAACCCGTCGACGTCGTCCTCTCGACGGTGAGTGACGGCGTCCCGCCGCTGGGCGCGGTCCGGCAGGGCACCGCGGTCGTGACGATCACGGCGTTCCCCGACGGCGCGGTCGAGGCACTGCGTGCGGCCGGGGCGACGGGGCTCGAGCGGATCATGGTCACGGCCGACGGAGCCGCCCTCGCCGAGGTCGCCGCCCTGGCCGACGCCGACCGGCTCACCGTCCTCGTCGACGGAGCCTTCCCGCTCGACCAGGTCGTCGCCGCACAGGAGCGGCTGGAGACCGGGCGGGTGATGGGCAAGGTCGTCGTCACGGTGCCCTGA
- a CDS encoding zinc-binding dehydrogenase: protein MHAIRHHAFGPADLLRLEQLPDLDPAPGQLRIAVEVAGVHLLDTSIRAGESFGPSQVPDLPVVPGREVAGTVDRVGEGVDPAWLGRRVVAHLGFAGGGYADQAVVDAARAHALPDHLDAATAVAAIGTGRTAAAILELSRLAADDVVAVTSAAGGLGTLLLQGARNLGATAIGVAGGPDKVAVAARHGADPALDRRTPGWADSVPGPLTLVLDGVGGVVGQALYDRLAPGGRLVRYGWASGIQNAYDDPARSVVDVLGPPIMSRLAEFERLALDAAADGSRVPYVGSAFPLADAAGAHRALEAGATAGKVVLVVERSPR from the coding sequence ATGCACGCGATCCGACACCACGCCTTCGGGCCCGCCGACCTCCTCCGTCTCGAGCAGCTGCCCGACCTCGACCCCGCCCCCGGCCAGCTCCGGATCGCGGTCGAGGTCGCCGGCGTCCACCTGCTCGACACCTCGATCCGGGCCGGCGAGTCCTTCGGCCCGAGCCAGGTGCCGGACCTGCCGGTGGTCCCGGGACGCGAGGTCGCCGGAACCGTCGACCGGGTCGGCGAGGGCGTCGATCCCGCCTGGCTGGGCCGTCGCGTGGTGGCGCACCTGGGCTTCGCCGGTGGCGGGTACGCCGACCAGGCGGTCGTCGACGCGGCCCGGGCCCACGCCCTGCCGGACCACCTCGACGCCGCCACCGCGGTCGCCGCCATCGGGACCGGCCGCACGGCCGCCGCGATCCTCGAGCTCTCCCGCCTCGCCGCCGACGACGTCGTCGCCGTCACGTCCGCGGCCGGCGGCCTCGGCACCCTGCTGCTGCAGGGCGCGCGCAACCTCGGTGCGACCGCGATCGGCGTCGCCGGCGGGCCCGACAAGGTCGCCGTCGCCGCCAGGCACGGCGCCGACCCGGCCCTGGACCGGCGTACCCCTGGCTGGGCCGACAGCGTCCCGGGCCCGCTCACCCTGGTCCTCGACGGCGTGGGTGGTGTGGTCGGGCAGGCGCTCTACGACCGGCTCGCTCCTGGTGGCCGACTGGTCCGCTACGGCTGGGCCTCCGGCATCCAGAACGCGTACGACGACCCGGCCCGGTCCGTCGTCGACGTCCTCGGCCCGCCGATCATGAGCCGACTGGCCGAGTTCGAGCGACTGGCCCTCGACGCGGCCGCCGACGGCTCCCGGGTGCCTTACGTCGGTTCCGCCTTCCCGCTCGCCGACGCGGCCGGCGCCCACCGCGCGCTCGAGGCGGGCGCGACCGCGGGCAAGGTCGTCCTCGTGGTCGAGCGGTCGCCGCGGTGA
- the thrC gene encoding threonine synthase translates to MSTRPTDRASGQWRGVIEEYRELLDIPQDTPAVTLREGGTPLVHSEWLSGLTGAQVWLKVEGNNPTGSFKDRGMTTALSVAVHEGAKAVVCASTGNTSASMAAYAAKARVTPIVLVPEGKIAAGKMAQAVLHGSQVIQVRGNFDDCLRMAREMAWKYPVALVNSVNPARLEGQKTAAFEIVDFLGDAPDYHLLPVGNAGNISAYWLGYTQYAGLGRATKKPVMRGFQAEGAAPLVTGEPFPDPETRATAIRIGNPASWKLAEAARDESGGRFAAVSDGQILAAQKALAANDGVFVEPASAAGIAGLLAELEAGESYTGTTVAITVTGHGLKDIATALDGLVLPDVVVDADVDAAAAAAGL, encoded by the coding sequence ATGAGCACGAGGCCTACCGACCGGGCAAGCGGGCAGTGGCGCGGCGTCATCGAGGAGTACCGCGAGCTTCTCGACATCCCCCAGGACACCCCGGCGGTGACGCTGCGTGAGGGCGGCACCCCGCTGGTCCACTCCGAGTGGCTCTCCGGCCTGACCGGTGCCCAGGTCTGGCTCAAGGTCGAGGGCAACAACCCGACCGGCTCGTTCAAGGACCGCGGCATGACCACGGCCCTGTCGGTCGCCGTCCACGAGGGCGCCAAGGCCGTCGTGTGCGCGTCGACCGGCAACACGTCCGCGTCGATGGCCGCGTACGCCGCCAAGGCCCGTGTCACGCCGATCGTGCTGGTGCCCGAGGGCAAGATCGCCGCCGGCAAGATGGCGCAGGCCGTGCTCCACGGATCGCAGGTCATCCAGGTGCGCGGCAACTTCGACGACTGCCTGCGGATGGCCCGCGAGATGGCGTGGAAGTACCCCGTCGCCCTGGTCAACTCGGTCAACCCGGCCCGCCTCGAGGGCCAGAAGACGGCGGCGTTCGAGATCGTCGACTTCCTCGGCGACGCCCCCGACTACCACCTGCTGCCGGTCGGCAACGCCGGCAACATCTCGGCGTACTGGCTCGGCTACACGCAGTACGCCGGCCTCGGCCGTGCCACCAAGAAGCCCGTCATGCGTGGCTTCCAGGCCGAGGGCGCGGCCCCGCTGGTGACCGGCGAGCCGTTCCCCGACCCCGAGACCCGCGCGACCGCGATCCGGATCGGCAACCCCGCGTCCTGGAAGCTCGCCGAGGCGGCCCGCGACGAGTCCGGCGGCCGGTTCGCCGCCGTCTCCGACGGGCAGATCCTCGCCGCGCAGAAGGCGCTCGCCGCCAACGACGGCGTCTTCGTCGAGCCCGCCTCGGCCGCCGGCATCGCCGGCCTGCTCGCCGAGCTCGAGGCGGGGGAGTCCTACACCGGAACCACCGTCGCGATCACCGTCACCGGCCACGGCCTCAAGGACATCGCCACCGCCCTCGACGGCCTGGTGCTGCCCGACGTCGTGGTCGACGCGGACGTCGACGCCGCCGCAGCGGCCGCGGGCCTCTGA
- a CDS encoding helix-turn-helix domain-containing protein: MTSTRPHRIGVVALPGVYAYELGIASRFFGAAEVDGRPAYEVVTCSLDGRPVATSADFSVAVGADRSVLDEVDTIVVPPWDTALDGTDPIGLTDHAARRVVSYCTGAFTVAASGLLDGRAATTHWRKAEQFRIAFPQVDFRPDALFVDEGDVLTAAGASAAIDLTLHIIAKDLGAAVAGDVSRATLAPPHRGGGQSQFVARPVVAGGPGTTADVRAWLLDRVDRPVSLDEVAAAFGLSVRTLTRKFRDETGLTLGNWLVQARVERAKELLETSDAVVDVVAERAGFATAAALRKHFRDRVGLSPQQYRARFSLRAS; the protein is encoded by the coding sequence ATGACCTCGACACGTCCGCACCGCATCGGCGTCGTCGCCCTTCCGGGCGTCTACGCCTACGAGCTCGGCATCGCCTCGCGGTTCTTCGGCGCCGCCGAGGTCGACGGCCGGCCCGCCTACGAGGTCGTCACGTGCAGCCTGGACGGTCGGCCGGTGGCGACGTCCGCCGACTTCTCGGTCGCGGTGGGCGCGGACCGCTCGGTTCTGGACGAGGTCGACACGATCGTCGTACCCCCGTGGGACACGGCCCTCGACGGCACCGACCCGATCGGCCTCACCGACCATGCCGCGCGGCGCGTCGTGTCGTACTGCACCGGCGCCTTCACGGTCGCCGCGTCCGGCCTGCTGGACGGCCGGGCCGCGACGACCCACTGGCGCAAGGCCGAGCAGTTCCGCATCGCCTTCCCGCAGGTCGACTTCCGGCCGGACGCTCTCTTCGTCGACGAGGGCGACGTCCTGACCGCGGCCGGCGCGTCGGCCGCGATCGACCTGACATTGCACATCATCGCCAAGGACCTCGGCGCCGCCGTGGCCGGCGACGTGTCGCGGGCGACCCTCGCTCCCCCGCACCGCGGCGGGGGGCAGTCACAGTTCGTGGCCCGTCCGGTCGTGGCAGGGGGCCCGGGCACCACCGCCGACGTCCGCGCCTGGCTGCTGGACCGCGTCGACCGTCCGGTCAGCCTCGACGAGGTCGCCGCGGCGTTCGGGCTGAGCGTGCGGACGCTGACGAGGAAGTTCCGTGACGAGACCGGCCTCACCCTGGGCAACTGGCTGGTCCAGGCCCGGGTCGAGCGCGCCAAGGAGCTGCTGGAGACCAGCGACGCCGTCGTGGACGTGGTGGCGGAGCGGGCCGGCTTCGCCACCGCCGCGGCGTTGCGCAAGCACTTCCGCGACCGGGTCGGCCTCTCGCCGCAGCAGTACCGCGCCCGCTTCTCGCTGCGCGCGTCCTAG
- a CDS encoding homoserine dehydrogenase — MNSPLKVAVLGCGSVGSQVVRLLGEQADDLAARVGAPVELVGVAVRRLDSPREVEVPAGLLTTDAAALVARDDVDVVVEVIGGIEPARSLILSALEHGASVVTANKALLAEDGATLFEAAEKAGRDLYYEAAVAGAIPILRPLRESLAGDKVTRVLGIVNGTTNFILDKMDTSGAGFGDALEEAQALGYAEADPTADVEGFDAAAKAAILASLAFHSRVTANDVHREGITDVSAGDVRSARDMDSVVKLLAIAELLADENGEEAVSVRVHPAMIPRSHPLASVREAYNAVFVESEAAGQLMFYGPGAGGSPTASAVLGDLVTVARNHRQGTRGVGESAYADRAVLPMGETRTRYHVAIDVDDKAGVLAAVALAFAEHGVSIQTVRQEGRGDDAQLVVVSHEATDAALAATVDHLRDMDIVREVTSVMRVEGTEE, encoded by the coding sequence GTGAACAGTCCTCTCAAGGTTGCCGTGCTCGGCTGCGGTTCCGTGGGGTCGCAGGTGGTGCGGCTCCTCGGCGAGCAGGCCGACGACCTTGCGGCCCGGGTCGGGGCCCCCGTGGAGCTGGTCGGCGTCGCCGTACGTCGCCTCGACAGCCCGCGCGAGGTCGAGGTGCCGGCCGGGCTGCTCACGACGGACGCCGCGGCGCTGGTCGCCCGCGACGACGTCGACGTGGTGGTCGAGGTGATCGGCGGCATCGAGCCGGCGCGGTCCCTGATCCTGTCGGCGCTCGAGCACGGCGCGTCGGTCGTCACCGCCAACAAGGCGCTGTTGGCCGAGGACGGGGCGACGCTCTTCGAGGCCGCCGAGAAGGCCGGGCGCGACCTCTACTACGAGGCCGCCGTCGCCGGTGCCATCCCGATCCTGCGGCCGCTGCGCGAGTCGCTCGCCGGCGACAAGGTGACCAGGGTGCTCGGCATCGTCAACGGCACCACCAACTTCATCCTCGACAAGATGGACACCTCGGGTGCGGGCTTCGGCGACGCGCTGGAGGAGGCCCAGGCTCTCGGGTACGCCGAGGCGGACCCGACCGCCGACGTCGAGGGCTTCGACGCCGCGGCGAAGGCCGCGATCCTCGCGAGCCTGGCGTTCCACTCGCGGGTCACCGCCAACGACGTGCACCGCGAGGGCATCACCGACGTCAGCGCCGGCGACGTCCGCTCGGCGCGCGACATGGACAGCGTCGTCAAGCTGCTCGCGATCGCCGAGCTGCTCGCCGACGAGAACGGCGAGGAGGCGGTCAGCGTCCGCGTGCACCCGGCGATGATCCCGAGGTCGCACCCGCTGGCCAGTGTCCGCGAGGCCTACAACGCGGTCTTCGTCGAGTCCGAGGCCGCCGGCCAGCTGATGTTCTACGGCCCCGGCGCCGGTGGCTCCCCGACCGCGAGCGCCGTCCTCGGCGACCTCGTCACGGTCGCGCGCAACCACCGCCAGGGCACTCGCGGCGTCGGTGAGTCGGCGTACGCCGACCGGGCGGTGCTGCCGATGGGGGAGACCCGCACGCGCTACCACGTCGCCATCGACGTCGACGACAAGGCGGGCGTGCTGGCGGCGGTCGCCCTGGCGTTCGCCGAGCACGGGGTGTCGATCCAGACCGTTCGTCAGGAGGGGCGGGGCGACGACGCCCAGCTCGTCGTCGTCTCGCACGAGGCCACGGACGCGGCGCTCGCCGCGACCGTCGACCACCTGCGTGACATGGACATCGTGCGCGAGGTCACCTCGGTGATGCGCGTCGAGGGAACCGAAGAGTGA
- the thrB gene encoding homoserine kinase, with translation MTFVEGPVRVRVPATSANLGPGFDTLGLALDLHDRLEAEVLPGGLVVEVRGYGEGQVPLDERHLVVRAMRATFDRLGTQPTGLRLSCTNVIPHARGLGSSSAAIVAGVWLARELVAGGRLLLDDAALLDLAARLEGHPDNVAPALLGGFVISGQDADGSFWAVPGSVDPRVGAVVFVPTTPVETEAARGLLPAAVPHADAAANAGRAALLVAALSGHPEELLRATEDRLHQEYRRPAMPESLALVEALRADGIPAVISGAGPTVLAFTDGPGSIATEELLARCPQGWGGHALAVAGTGAAPDEPGAR, from the coding sequence ATGACCTTCGTGGAGGGCCCGGTCCGGGTCCGGGTGCCCGCGACGTCGGCCAACCTCGGCCCCGGCTTCGACACCCTCGGCCTCGCCCTCGACCTGCACGACCGTCTCGAGGCCGAGGTGCTGCCCGGCGGGCTCGTCGTCGAGGTGAGGGGGTATGGCGAGGGCCAGGTCCCGCTCGACGAGAGGCACCTCGTGGTCCGGGCGATGCGCGCGACCTTCGACCGCCTCGGCACGCAGCCCACCGGTCTGCGGCTGTCCTGCACCAACGTCATCCCGCACGCCCGCGGGCTCGGCTCGTCGTCGGCCGCGATCGTCGCCGGCGTGTGGCTGGCCCGCGAGCTGGTCGCCGGCGGACGGCTGCTGCTCGACGACGCCGCGCTGCTCGACCTCGCCGCCCGGCTCGAGGGCCACCCGGACAACGTCGCCCCGGCGTTGCTGGGCGGCTTCGTGATCTCCGGCCAGGACGCCGACGGCTCCTTCTGGGCTGTCCCCGGCAGCGTCGACCCTCGGGTGGGCGCGGTCGTGTTCGTGCCGACCACCCCGGTCGAGACCGAGGCCGCGCGTGGGCTGCTGCCGGCCGCCGTACCCCATGCCGACGCGGCGGCCAACGCCGGTCGTGCCGCCCTCCTCGTCGCCGCCCTGTCGGGACACCCCGAGGAGCTGCTGCGGGCGACCGAGGACCGGCTGCACCAGGAGTACCGACGCCCCGCGATGCCCGAGAGCCTCGCTCTCGTCGAGGCGCTGCGTGCCGACGGCATCCCGGCCGTCATCTCCGGGGCCGGCCCGACCGTGCTGGCCTTCACCGACGGTCCCGGCTCGATTGCCACCGAGGAGCTCCTCGCCCGGTGCCCGCAGGGGTGGGGCGGGCACGCGCTGGCCGTGGCCGGCACCGGCGCCGCGCCGGACGAGCCCGGAGCCCGGTGA
- the soxR gene encoding redox-sensitive transcriptional activator SoxR: MDLNRALRSHDLTPGDVAHRSGVAISALHYYEREGLITSIRTAGNQRRYHRDVLRRVAFIRVSQGVGVSLAEIRDALATLPEGRTPTKADWARLSRAWRSTLDERIDRLERLRDTLDDCIGCGCLSLKSCSLANPGDVLQEYGDGPVRLVGRSR; encoded by the coding sequence ATGGACCTCAACCGCGCCCTTCGCAGCCACGACCTGACGCCCGGCGACGTCGCCCACCGCTCGGGCGTCGCCATCTCCGCCCTGCACTACTACGAGCGCGAGGGGCTGATCACCAGCATCCGCACGGCCGGCAACCAGCGCCGCTACCACCGCGACGTGTTGCGTCGGGTCGCGTTCATCCGGGTCTCGCAGGGCGTCGGGGTCTCCCTCGCCGAGATCCGCGACGCGCTCGCCACCCTGCCCGAGGGCCGCACGCCCACCAAGGCCGACTGGGCGCGACTCTCTCGCGCCTGGCGCAGCACGCTCGACGAGCGGATCGACCGACTCGAGCGGTTGCGCGACACCCTCGACGACTGCATCGGATGTGGCTGCCTGTCGCTCAAGTCGTGCTCGCTGGCCAACCCCGGCGACGTGCTGCAGGAGTACGGCGACGGGCCGGTGCGGCTGGTGGGACGCTCCCGGTAG
- a CDS encoding MFS transporter: MTALVEPTATSPWRGRHGRTTVGVFSLAFLFAFEALAVATVMPDVADDLDGLRWYAVAFAAPLAASVVALAAAGAEVDRRGPGPALRRGLLIFCAGVVIAGLAPSMPVFLLGRLVHGYGGGVLGVALYVVIAQAYPEGLRPRVFAVLTTAWVLPALVGPVLAAQVAAAFGWRWVFLGVPVVAVAAWLLVADAPSRPGVDRSEPGRLPVALLAAGGVLLVSLAGQRTLPAWPVLVVAGLAAIAAGARRLLPPGTWRMGPGLPAVLGSRAAIGTAFAAAEVYVPLLLTLQRELSLAQAGWVLTTGAVTWSAGAVLAARWRLLADQPTRVRLGAVLLGGGIGVFALVAVPGVPLVVPVLGWAAAGLGIGMAFSTLSVLALATARAGEEGRTSSALQLNDYLANSAGLALGGVVFAGFAVTAPVAAATGLVLAAAVTGALALVPATRLS, from the coding sequence GTGACCGCGCTCGTCGAGCCCACGGCGACCTCGCCGTGGCGAGGCAGGCACGGCCGGACCACGGTCGGCGTCTTCTCGTTGGCCTTCCTCTTCGCCTTCGAGGCGCTCGCCGTCGCCACGGTGATGCCCGACGTGGCCGACGACCTCGACGGCCTGCGCTGGTACGCCGTCGCCTTCGCGGCCCCCCTCGCCGCGTCCGTCGTCGCCCTCGCGGCTGCCGGCGCGGAGGTCGACCGCCGCGGCCCCGGTCCGGCGCTGCGCCGGGGACTCCTCATCTTCTGTGCCGGCGTCGTGATCGCCGGTCTCGCGCCCTCGATGCCGGTGTTCCTGCTGGGCCGCCTCGTCCACGGGTACGGCGGCGGCGTGCTCGGCGTCGCGCTCTACGTGGTCATCGCGCAGGCCTACCCGGAGGGCCTGCGACCGCGCGTGTTCGCCGTCCTGACCACGGCCTGGGTGCTCCCCGCGCTGGTCGGGCCGGTGCTCGCGGCGCAGGTGGCCGCGGCCTTCGGCTGGCGCTGGGTGTTCCTCGGCGTCCCGGTCGTCGCGGTCGCTGCCTGGCTGCTGGTCGCCGACGCGCCGTCACGACCCGGCGTCGACCGCTCCGAGCCCGGCCGGCTCCCCGTGGCGCTGCTCGCCGCCGGTGGGGTGCTGCTCGTCAGCCTGGCCGGCCAGCGCACCCTCCCGGCCTGGCCCGTCCTCGTGGTCGCCGGCCTGGCCGCCATCGCCGCCGGCGCACGCCGGCTGCTGCCGCCCGGCACCTGGCGGATGGGCCCCGGACTGCCGGCCGTCCTGGGCTCGCGCGCCGCGATCGGCACCGCCTTCGCCGCAGCCGAGGTCTACGTCCCGCTGTTGCTCACCCTGCAGCGCGAGCTCTCCCTGGCCCAGGCCGGCTGGGTGCTCACCACCGGTGCCGTCACCTGGTCGGCCGGTGCCGTCCTCGCCGCCCGCTGGCGGCTGCTCGCCGACCAGCCCACCCGGGTCCGCCTCGGCGCGGTGCTGCTCGGCGGCGGGATCGGGGTGTTCGCGCTGGTCGCCGTGCCCGGGGTGCCGCTCGTCGTACCCGTCCTCGGGTGGGCCGCCGCCGGCCTCGGCATCGGCATGGCCTTCTCGACGCTCTCCGTGCTCGCCCTCGCCACCGCGCGGGCAGGCGAGGAGGGCCGTACCTCCTCGGCGCTGCAGCTCAACGACTACCTCGCCAACAGCGCCGGGCTCGCCCTCGGTGGCGTGGTCTTCGCCGGGTTCGCGGTGACGGCACCGGTCGCCGCGGCCACCGGGCTGGTGCTCGCCGCCGCTGTCACCGGGGCGCTCGCGCTGGTCCCGGCGACCCGGCTCAGCTAG
- the rho gene encoding transcription termination factor Rho, which yields MTETPDSTAPAATAAPKKRTGGLNAMLLADLKAMASGMGIRGAGSMKKAALVEAIKATQAGAATQRSAPAEKPESAPKSEAPKAEAPKAEAPRTDAPKAEAPRAEKTEPRTEPKAEQPKGQQPKAEQPKAEQPKAEQPKAEQPKAEQPKAEQPKAEQQEPKAQQQKQQQGQRQQKQNQQGGQNQQKQGGQQNKQGQPQQNKQGQNQQQDQARPAAAAPGGDHDDADDDGDGEGGSRRNRRRRGRDRDRTNRAGREPDTEVREDDVLVPAAGILDVLDNYAFVRTGGYLAGPDDVYLSLSMVRKYGLRRGDAIAGQVRQPRDGERREKFNPMVRIESVNGVDPEQAKNRVEYTQLTPVSPTERLRLETGQDDLTGRLIDMAAPVGKGQRGLIVSPARAGKTTLLQSIANAITANNPECHLMVVLVDERPEEVTDFERSIKGEVIASTFDRPAIDHTTVAELAVERAKRLVELGHDVVILLDGLTRLGRAYNLAAPASGRILSGGVDSSALFPPKRFFGAARNIENGGSLTILATVVVDSGSRVDEVIFEELRGTENLELRLRSDFAEKRLFPAIDVVASGTRREELLLGKEELEIVWKLRRELADGDRAESHAALLQRLRNSRTNYEFLLRVQRD from the coding sequence GTGACCGAAACTCCCGACTCCACCGCGCCTGCCGCCACCGCGGCCCCGAAGAAGCGCACGGGTGGGCTCAACGCCATGCTCCTCGCCGACCTCAAGGCGATGGCGAGCGGCATGGGCATCCGCGGCGCCGGCTCGATGAAGAAGGCCGCCCTCGTCGAGGCGATCAAGGCCACCCAGGCCGGAGCGGCCACGCAGCGCAGCGCGCCGGCCGAGAAGCCCGAGTCGGCCCCCAAGTCGGAGGCGCCGAAGGCCGAGGCGCCCAAGGCCGAGGCGCCCAGGACCGACGCCCCGAAGGCGGAGGCGCCGCGGGCGGAGAAGACCGAGCCGCGGACGGAGCCCAAGGCCGAGCAGCCGAAGGGCCAGCAGCCGAAGGCCGAGCAGCCGAAGGCCGAGCAGCCCAAGGCCGAGCAGCCCAAGGCCGAGCAGCCCAAGGCCGAGCAGCCCAAGGCCGAGCAGCCCAAGGCCGAGCAGCAGGAGCCCAAGGCCCAGCAGCAGAAGCAGCAGCAGGGCCAGCGCCAGCAGAAGCAGAACCAGCAGGGCGGCCAGAACCAACAGAAGCAGGGCGGCCAGCAGAACAAGCAGGGCCAGCCCCAGCAGAACAAGCAGGGCCAGAACCAGCAGCAGGACCAGGCCCGTCCCGCGGCCGCCGCCCCCGGTGGTGACCACGACGACGCCGACGACGACGGTGACGGCGAGGGCGGCAGCCGCCGCAACCGGCGCCGCCGGGGTCGTGACCGCGACCGCACGAACCGTGCCGGTCGCGAGCCCGACACCGAGGTGCGCGAGGACGACGTCCTGGTCCCGGCCGCCGGCATCCTCGACGTGCTCGACAACTACGCGTTCGTGCGCACCGGTGGCTACCTCGCCGGCCCCGACGACGTCTACCTGTCGCTCTCGATGGTCCGCAAGTACGGCCTGCGCCGTGGTGACGCGATCGCCGGCCAGGTCCGCCAGCCGCGCGACGGCGAGCGCCGCGAGAAGTTCAACCCGATGGTCCGCATCGAGTCGGTCAACGGCGTCGACCCCGAGCAGGCGAAGAACCGGGTCGAGTACACCCAGCTCACCCCGGTCTCGCCGACCGAGCGGCTGCGCCTCGAGACCGGCCAGGACGACCTGACCGGCCGGCTCATCGACATGGCGGCGCCGGTCGGCAAGGGCCAGCGCGGCCTGATCGTCTCGCCCGCCCGGGCCGGCAAGACCACGCTGCTGCAGTCGATCGCCAACGCGATCACGGCCAACAACCCCGAGTGCCACCTCATGGTCGTCCTCGTCGACGAGCGTCCCGAGGAGGTCACCGACTTCGAGCGCTCGATCAAGGGCGAGGTCATCGCGAGCACCTTCGACCGCCCGGCGATCGACCACACCACGGTCGCCGAGCTGGCCGTCGAGCGGGCCAAGCGCCTGGTCGAGCTGGGCCACGACGTCGTCATCCTGCTCGACGGGCTGACCCGGCTGGGCCGCGCGTACAACCTGGCGGCCCCCGCCAGCGGCCGGATCCTGTCCGGCGGCGTCGACTCCTCGGCGCTGTTCCCGCCGAAGCGGTTCTTCGGCGCGGCCCGCAACATCGAGAACGGCGGCTCGCTGACCATCCTCGCCACCGTGGTCGTCGACTCCGGCTCCCGCGTCGACGAGGTGATCTTCGAGGAGCTGCGCGGCACCGAGAACCTCGAGCTGCGCCTGCGCAGCGACTTCGCCGAGAAGCGGCTGTTCCCGGCGATCGACGTGGTCGCCTCGGGAACCCGGCGCGAGGAGCTCCTGCTCGGCAAGGAGGAGCTCGAGATCGTCTGGAAGCTGCGCCGCGAGCTGGCCGACGGCGACCGCGCCGAGTCGCACGCCGCCCTGCTGCAGCGGCTGCGGAACTCGCGTACCAACTACGAGTTCCTGCTCCGCGTCCAGCGCGACTGA